A single genomic interval of Burkholderia cepacia ATCC 25416 harbors:
- a CDS encoding LysR family transcriptional regulator yields MELRALRYFVEVVRQQSFTAAADRLFVTQPTISKMVKALEDEIGSPLLLRDGRQMVLTDAGRIVFQRGQDVLAAQAQLQSELNDLGTLGRGELTIGIPPLGGSLFTPIIAAYKQRYPNIELKLFEQGARMIEAALTSGELELGGLLEPVDPGTFERLPMVRAPLWLVAPRESRWEDHAAVPLADLARESFVFYAESLALHDAVLDACRQAGFTPSIVSRSGHWDFMAALVHAGVGIALLPEPYCRRLDAGQFTCRPIVEPEITWAIALGWLKKGYLSHAARAWLDVARATLPIAPGDDLAFGGLRARA; encoded by the coding sequence ATGGAATTGCGCGCACTGCGGTACTTCGTCGAGGTGGTTCGCCAGCAGAGCTTCACGGCGGCCGCCGACAGGCTGTTCGTGACCCAGCCGACCATCAGCAAGATGGTGAAGGCGCTGGAGGACGAGATCGGTTCGCCGCTGCTGCTGCGGGACGGTCGACAGATGGTGCTGACCGACGCGGGGCGGATCGTGTTCCAGCGCGGCCAGGACGTGCTCGCCGCGCAGGCGCAGCTGCAGTCGGAGCTGAACGATCTCGGCACGCTCGGGCGCGGCGAGCTGACGATCGGCATCCCGCCGCTCGGCGGCTCGCTGTTCACGCCGATCATCGCCGCGTACAAGCAGCGCTACCCGAACATCGAGCTGAAGCTGTTCGAGCAGGGCGCGCGGATGATCGAGGCCGCGCTGACGTCGGGTGAACTGGAACTCGGCGGGCTGCTGGAGCCGGTGGATCCCGGCACCTTCGAACGGCTGCCGATGGTGCGTGCGCCGTTGTGGCTCGTCGCACCGCGCGAGTCGCGCTGGGAGGATCACGCGGCCGTGCCGCTCGCGGATCTCGCGCGCGAGTCGTTCGTGTTCTACGCGGAAAGCCTCGCGCTGCACGACGCGGTGCTGGACGCGTGCCGGCAGGCCGGCTTCACGCCGTCGATCGTGAGCCGCAGCGGCCACTGGGATTTCATGGCCGCGCTCGTGCATGCGGGGGTCGGCATCGCGCTGCTGCCCGAGCCGTATTGCCGGCGGCTCGACGCGGGCCAGTTCACGTGCCGGCCGATCGTCGAGCCGGAAATCACGTGGGCGATCGCGCTCGGCTGGCTGAAGAAGGGGTATCTGTCGCACGCGGCGCGCGCGTGGCTCGACGTCGCGCGGGCGACGCTGCCCATCGCGCCCGGCGACGATCTGGCGTTCGGCGGGTTGCGGGCGAGGGCGTGA
- a CDS encoding DHA2 family efflux MFS transporter permease subunit, translating into MSATTASAASPAAEPAPLSGGALALLTVGLALGTFMEVLDTSIANVAVPTISGSLGVATSEGTWVISSYSVASAIAVPLTGWLARRVGEVRLFTLSVLAFTIASALCGLATNFETLIAFRLLQGLVSGPMVPLSQTILMRSYPPAKRGLALGLWAMTVIVAPIFGPLLGGWISDNYTWPWIFYINLPIGIFSATCAYFLLRGRETKTTKQRIDAIGLALLVIGVSCLQMMLDLGKDRDWFNSTFIVALALIAVVSLAFMLVWEATEKEPVVDLSLFKDRNFALGALIISFGFMAFFGSVVIFPLWLQTVMGYTAGKAGLATAPVGLLALVLSPLIGRNMHRLDLRMVASFAFIVFAGVSIWNSTFTLDVPFNHVILPRLVQGIGVACFFVPMTTITLSSISDERLASASGLSNFLRTLSGAIGTAASSTFWENDAIYHHARLSESVSVYAQSTTDYQGALSQLGIVGQTANAQLNQLVTQQGFMMATNDFFLLSAFMFGALAALVWITKPRKGAGPAMGH; encoded by the coding sequence CGGGCAGCCTCGGCGTCGCGACGAGCGAAGGCACCTGGGTGATCTCGTCGTACTCGGTCGCGTCCGCGATCGCGGTGCCGCTTACCGGCTGGCTCGCGCGGCGCGTCGGCGAGGTGCGGCTGTTCACGCTGTCGGTGCTCGCGTTCACGATCGCGTCGGCGCTGTGCGGCCTCGCGACCAACTTCGAGACGCTGATCGCGTTCCGGCTGCTGCAGGGCCTCGTGTCGGGGCCGATGGTGCCGCTGTCGCAGACGATCCTGATGCGCAGCTACCCGCCCGCGAAGCGCGGGCTCGCACTCGGGTTATGGGCGATGACGGTGATCGTCGCGCCGATCTTCGGCCCGCTGCTGGGCGGCTGGATCAGCGACAACTACACGTGGCCGTGGATCTTCTACATCAACCTGCCGATCGGCATCTTCTCGGCGACCTGCGCGTATTTCCTGCTGCGCGGCCGCGAGACGAAGACGACGAAGCAGCGGATCGACGCGATCGGCCTCGCGCTGCTCGTGATCGGCGTGTCGTGCCTGCAGATGATGCTCGACCTCGGCAAGGACCGCGACTGGTTCAACTCGACGTTCATCGTCGCACTCGCGCTGATCGCGGTCGTGTCGCTCGCGTTCATGCTCGTGTGGGAGGCGACCGAGAAGGAGCCGGTGGTCGACCTGTCGCTCTTCAAGGACCGCAACTTCGCGCTCGGCGCGCTGATCATCTCGTTCGGCTTCATGGCGTTCTTCGGCTCGGTCGTGATCTTCCCGCTTTGGCTGCAGACGGTGATGGGCTACACGGCGGGCAAGGCCGGCCTCGCGACCGCGCCGGTCGGGCTGCTCGCGCTCGTGCTGTCGCCGCTGATCGGCCGCAACATGCACCGGCTCGACCTGCGGATGGTCGCGAGCTTCGCGTTCATCGTGTTCGCCGGCGTGTCGATCTGGAACTCGACGTTTACGCTCGACGTGCCGTTCAACCATGTGATCCTGCCGCGTCTCGTGCAGGGGATCGGCGTCGCGTGCTTCTTCGTGCCGATGACGACGATCACGCTGTCGAGCATCTCCGACGAGCGGCTCGCGAGCGCGTCGGGGCTGTCGAACTTCCTGCGCACGCTGTCGGGCGCGATCGGCACCGCGGCCAGCTCGACGTTCTGGGAGAACGACGCGATCTACCACCACGCGCGGCTGTCGGAATCGGTGAGCGTGTATGCGCAGAGCACGACCGACTACCAGGGCGCGCTGTCGCAGCTCGGCATCGTCGGCCAGACGGCCAACGCGCAGCTCAACCAGCTCGTCACGCAGCAGGGCTTCATGATGGCGACCAACGACTTCTTCCTGCTGTCGGCCTTCATGTTCGGCGCGCTCGCGGCGCTCGTGTGGATCACGAAGCCGAGGAAGGGGGCGGGGCCGGCGATGGGGCATTGA
- a CDS encoding type II toxin-antitoxin system Phd/YefM family antitoxin: MHTYNMHDAKTNLSRLIDEAVHAGEPFVIAKAGKPLVKVVPIDTPDPVRPSRIGFMKGQIRVPDDFDTMGSDEIGKLFEGDA; the protein is encoded by the coding sequence ATGCACACCTACAACATGCATGACGCGAAGACGAACCTGTCGCGTTTGATCGACGAAGCCGTTCATGCCGGCGAACCGTTCGTGATCGCGAAAGCGGGCAAGCCGCTCGTCAAGGTGGTCCCGATCGATACGCCGGATCCCGTCCGGCCGAGCCGGATCGGCTTCATGAAGGGGCAGATCCGTGTTCCGGACGATTTCGACACGATGGGGAGCGACGAAATCGGCAAGCTGTTCGAGGGTGACGCATGA
- a CDS encoding type II toxin-antitoxin system VapC family toxin yields the protein MKLLLDTHLLLWAAAGAAELPARAGALIEDPACTPLFSVASLWEIVIKRGLDRDDFQVDPNVLRRNLLDVGYVELPITSAHALAVEQLPSIHRDPFDRLLVAQAISEGITLLTHDHTVARYPGPIRHV from the coding sequence ATGAAGTTGCTGCTCGATACACACCTGCTTCTTTGGGCGGCAGCCGGTGCGGCCGAACTGCCCGCCCGCGCCGGTGCGCTCATCGAGGATCCCGCCTGTACACCGCTTTTCAGCGTCGCGAGCCTCTGGGAGATCGTCATCAAGCGTGGCCTGGATCGCGACGATTTCCAGGTGGACCCAAACGTGCTCCGTCGCAATCTCCTCGATGTCGGCTACGTGGAATTGCCGATCACGAGCGCACACGCACTTGCAGTCGAACAACTGCCGTCGATCCATCGAGATCCGTTTGACCGTCTCCTGGTCGCGCAGGCGATCTCGGAAGGCATTACGCTGCTTACGCACGACCATACTGTCGCCCGCTATCCGGGCCCGATCAGGCACGTCTGA